The sequence GCCGCTGTCCCGCCCGCCGCTTGCCGCTCTGACGGCCCTGGCGACAACGTGGATCTTCAACGACCTCATCTGGGCGATGGCGGTGCTGCAGACGGAGACAAAGTTCCCGATCACCGCGGCACTGCTCAACCTGCAGGGCGGCTACTCGACCTCGTGGAACGTCGTCGCGGCTGGGTCGATCGTCGCCGTGATTCCGCCTGCGGTGGTGTTCTTCATGTTCCAGAAACAGTTCGTCTCCGGTCTGCTGGTGGGATCGAACAAGTGACGTCGGAGCCTGCGGCGCGTTGGACGCTGCACACCGCCACGTCGACCTATGTCATCACCCGAGCGCCCGCAGAGGCTGGCCTGGTGCTCGAGCACTGGGGGGCACCAGGGCGGGACCAGCCCTGGACTGCACCAGATAGGCTCCACTTCGCCACCCTGCTCGACCTGGCACCGTTGGAGTACGCCGCCCTCGGAACCAGACACACCACGACCAGCGAGCTGATCGTTCAACGTCCCGCCGGACACGACGGCATCAACCTGCGCCTGGCCGACGACAGCGTTCGTGTCGACCGCGACGGCCACTCCACACACCTACAGGCACTGCTCACCGACCCAGCGGGGGACATCACGGTCACCCTTCACGTGCTCACCTCAACGCGGCATGACGTCGTCGAGCGATGGGCCGAGGTCAGCCATGTTGACCATGGTGGCCATGCTGACCCCACCGATGCGGTGGTGCTCACGCGAGTCTTCAGTGCCGGCTGGAACGTCCCCGTGGGTCCTGGTGCCCGCCTCCACACCCTGGTGGGCCAGTGGTCGCGCGAGTTCCAACCGGTCGAGGTGGAGTTGACCGCCGGCGAGTTCTCGATCGGCAGCCGACAAGGCATCACATCCCATCGGTACAGCCCGTTCGTGGCCCTGCAGACTCCGCAGGCGCGCGGCGCGTCGGATGACGATGCCTACAGTGTCGCGCTGGCCTGGAGCGGGTCCTGGCGTATGCTCGTGGACGCCATCCCATTCCACAGCCACGTCCGCGTGAGTGGAGGTCTCGACGACGAGACAGGCGACGTCAAGCTTCAGCCAGGGCAGCGGTTCGAAACGCCGCACATGCTCGGGATCTGGAGCCCGCACGGGCTGACCGGACTGAGCCGTGCCTGGCACGCCTACCAGCGGGAGGTGCTCGCCCGTGACTTGGGCCCCCAGCATCGACCCATCGTTTACAACTCCTGGTACGCCACCGAGTTCAACGTCCGCGTGGACCACCAACTCGCGCTGGCCGAACGCGCGGCTCGACTCGGCGCCGAGGCATTCGTCGTCGACGACGGATGGTTCACCGGGCGCACCAGCGACCGCTCGGGCCTGGGTGACTGGCATGTCGACGACGCCAAGTTCCCCCACGGGTTGGAAGAGCTCATCGACGGAGTGCTCGGACTCGGCATGCGGTTCGGCCTGTGGGTGGAACCCGAAGCAGTCAACCCCGACAGCGACCTGTACCGGGAACACCCTGACTGGGTCTACCACGCTGGGCACCGACCCTTCACCACCATACGCAACCAGTACATCCTCGACTTCGGCCGGCCGGACGTGGAGCGCTGGGCCGCTGACATGCTCACACGGTTGCTGACGACCTACCCCATCAGTTACCTGAAATGGGACATGAACCGGCCGGTCACCGACGGCGGTCGCCCCGCGGACCCGCATGGGCGTGAATGGTCGATCCAGCACACCCGAGCCTATCTGCGAGTCATGGCGATGCTCCGCAGAGACTTCCCGCATGTGACCGTGGAGGCGTGCGCCGGCGGCGGCGGACGCATCGACAACGCCGTGCTTGCGGTCTGCGATGTCGTCTGGCCCAGTGACGAAACCGGTCCACGCGACCGTCTCGCCATCCAGCACGGGTTCCTCTCGGCGTTCACACCATCGGTGATGAGTTCGTGGGTCACCGACGAGCCGGACCACATCAACGTAGAGCCAGCAAGTCTGGAGTTCAGGTTCGTGGTCGCGATGGCAGGTGCCCTTGGCATCGGCGCAGATCTGATGCAATGGGATCCGGCCCGCATGCAGCACGCCGCGACCTTGGTTGAGCTCTACCAAGAAATTCGCTCGACCATTCACCGAGGAACCGTCTTCAGACACGGCTCACCTACAGATGACTCGTACGCAATCCAGTACACCACCGACGGGAAGGTGGTGCTGCTGGTATGG is a genomic window of Streptosporangiales bacterium containing:
- a CDS encoding alpha-galactosidase yields the protein MERRRGWVDRRRDSACGGVLHVPETVRLRSAGGIEQVTSEPAARWTLHTATSTYVITRAPAEAGLVLEHWGAPGRDQPWTAPDRLHFATLLDLAPLEYAALGTRHTTTSELIVQRPAGHDGINLRLADDSVRVDRDGHSTHLQALLTDPAGDITVTLHVLTSTRHDVVERWAEVSHVDHGGHADPTDAVVLTRVFSAGWNVPVGPGARLHTLVGQWSREFQPVEVELTAGEFSIGSRQGITSHRYSPFVALQTPQARGASDDDAYSVALAWSGSWRMLVDAIPFHSHVRVSGGLDDETGDVKLQPGQRFETPHMLGIWSPHGLTGLSRAWHAYQREVLARDLGPQHRPIVYNSWYATEFNVRVDHQLALAERAARLGAEAFVVDDGWFTGRTSDRSGLGDWHVDDAKFPHGLEELIDGVLGLGMRFGLWVEPEAVNPDSDLYREHPDWVYHAGHRPFTTIRNQYILDFGRPDVERWAADMLTRLLTTYPISYLKWDMNRPVTDGGRPADPHGREWSIQHTRAYLRVMAMLRRDFPHVTVEACAGGGGRIDNAVLAVCDVVWPSDETGPRDRLAIQHGFLSAFTPSVMSSWVTDEPDHINVEPASLEFRFVVAMAGALGIGADLMQWDPARMQHAATLVELYQEIRSTIHRGTVFRHGSPTDDSYAIQYTTDGKVVLLVWARGQCPPSVRIYFADLQPSHRYRLRGSDVVLSGSEASERGVPVPFSIAPDCDVLVFDRIDR